In the genome of Aspergillus luchuensis IFO 4308 DNA, chromosome 2, nearly complete sequence, one region contains:
- a CDS encoding Pfs domain protein (COG:F;~EggNog:ENOG410PJWB;~InterPro:IPR000845,IPR035994;~PFAM:PF01048;~go_function: GO:0003824 - catalytic activity [Evidence IEA];~go_process: GO:0009116 - nucleoside metabolic process [Evidence IEA]) — MGGGVPSSSADIRLGDVVVSQLTGKSGGVIKYDLGKASNRVNFQRTGSLNEIPEYLSTALATIQANHDLRGLMGRQIAKNLSDIQRKLSPSIRSLRPEEDCLFQAEYEHIAPGSCANCDRSMLIIRPEREQDDPVIHYGSIASGDKLIENGRLRDQIGQELGVLCLDAGTTGLMGIIPCLVIRGIGHYADSHRNGEWRYYAFAAAAAYAKELLLMVPPPQARDINKSGDSNPTPEWSGLRESTLRAPPTDSGYASTTHQKIPRRDEYHTEHVHNVQSIVSGEERSPSPPAAASPRKAQDDHDEDTESIYTTESSISPSEKQSYISELVDDLFNKVQYGQYAQKLPERINDILPQYLKAFAIRFGQFGSTQIHRDIMVFIRRHRDEIANGLRRKYLENQTETYVSTHDDTKIKLGDIMDLWDQNLEDADGELATAQFDSGAEHLDVDDDIPIEDGDENLPEHTEFWRLITSSPVYEWLLGSLRRKLHLQPAEPNVQDAIRDRVLETLPSSRRVSRYDQPTIYQVVFRLNWDPASFIAEQEYDISREGFLGKIITITGSDQDAQAMTCLQYLQQTWHSYGADILQLVEATLLSERDYKHSCTLPDNTQLAAWTNEKEFLVEVTGIESSITEIGEQLAWLGSALRSSPHDSRILYCKPFINSASPSPEPPQAKKRESRAGTRNVTSLSAEQLERKRVNDREAQRTIRQRTKDHIERLERQVAELKVKGEHRRNMALEQEIRALKHQLARASRQEYPGMSYKDAANPNPQAAAITRVLCGIDFKCEDLEQASSSPPLGQCWHHLFRNPTVVMGFPIPYRSRQNTGLEIPLNILADLAQATQVDVFSDKLLIKGFSSLLIPTEYIRDQNQMMWHLRYNVHGDRISYLDGIGAHVRHITLADLESSRHILGWCSDAQFHAGATDASYSINRSWLGPPSARCSLNNTLITAGRLITGGDPAIYGNRDIPYRLIRNEYIEKLSWIARQYVVMWDAGAKRGWLVNGACALLHLLFASLYFNRTDSLSFAFQLDLTDIKVPENTFNPSSAMEVLLNPDNLSLKLYHAKQSEPSEATLPPVRIQDRVNRLYNMLEKIMDHQAEIMGAGGGASLNTSRGNLEGWDFKDLATQEDPLYPRLYKLGIRGKSWVDFIRDIRAAVLFGTGFGEILRPVDNTQLCPYWSSLPEGKSYLAVSGYDLTNIIDRFGNPHSRPVRLTRNLIWCNCLDNGPPACKCTGLSEQTEHSELAQVILPSRFKRRIPMPNSVRPSSWRHGAIIFGYNRNLRWTWNDTGYPEQKDVLSCSDDSGSDSNGDFHDSGLGTSLAPATADGSRRLSVSRSPSGGITQEDYEVGIVCALSKELLAVRALFDSTHPDLEKDRNDPNCYCLGRMKGFNVVAAGLPHDDYGTNSATNVASHLIRTFPRVKFCLVVGIGGGVPSANRDIQLGDVVVGTGVIQGDMGKWIQDSEFKMTAQKQQPPPYLRAVITKIQSNGFISFESALNPLLDDLDLIASMQPKYLYPGADKDMLFNAGDVHVETEPNCDKCIGSRRPKSRQHDGPSVFYGLIASGNQLVRDARYRDRLGQENVICVEMEAAGVMRTTTDCLVIRGICDYADSHKNDQWQEYAAATAAAYAKFFLSHMRESAHEFAVRVPSRLEAPTGSVHLQKEKRASPYAVFDQNVELKRSRRY; from the exons ATGGGTGGCGGCGTaccaagcagcagcgccgaTATCCGATTAGGCGATGTTGTAGTGAGCCAGCTAACAGGCAAATCTGGAGGGGTGATTAAGTACGATCTTGGTAAAGCATCAAACAGGGTTAATTTCCAGCGGACCGGATCGCTGAATGAGATCCCTGAATATCTGTCAACTGCTCTAGCTACCATCCAAGCGAATCACGACCTTAGGGGGCTTATGGGGCGTCAAATCGCCAAAAATCTTTCCGATATTCAAAGAAAACTATCTCCTTCCATCCGGTCCTTGAGACCAGAAGAGGACTGTCTATTTCAAGCTGAGTATGAGCATATCGCACCTGGTTCGTGTGCGAATTGCGATCGATCCATGTTGATTATACGACCTGAACGAGAGCAGGATGATCCTGTCATCCACTATGGATCCATTGCATCTGGAGATAAATTGATTGAAAATGGCCGACTTCGAGATCAGATAGGCCAGGAGCTAGGAGTCCTCTGTTTGGATGCGGGGACAACAGGTCTCATGGGTATCATTCCATGCCTGGTCATTCGGGGCATCGGGCACTATGCCGACTCTCACAGGAACGGCGAATGGCGATATTATGCATTTGCTGCGGCAGCAGCCTATGCAAAGGAGCTTCTATTGATGGTTCCGCCACCCCAAGCAAGAGACATCAATAAGAGTGGAGATAGCAATCCAACACCGGAATGGAGTGGACTAAGGGAAAGTACCCTCCGTGCGCCGCCAACAGATTCTGGATACGCATCTACTACCCACCAAAAGATTCCACGCCGAGATGAATACCACACAGAACATGTTCATAATGTTCAAAGCATAGTGTCTGGCGAAGAGagatccccttctcctccggcgGCAGCTAGCCCGAGAAAAGCACAAGACGACCACGACGAAGACACTGAATCTATCTATACAACTGAGTCTAGCATTTCTCCTTCGGAAAAGCAGAGCTATATTTCCGAACTGGTAGATGATTTGTTCAATAAAGTCCAGTATGGCCAATATGCCCAGAAACTTCCGGAAAGAATAAACGACATTCTTCCTCAATATCTGAAAGCTTTTGCAATAAGATTTGGTCAGTTTGGCTCGACTCAGATACACAGGGATATCATGGTGTTTATCCGTCGACACAGAGA TGAAATTGCGAATGGGCTGAGAAGAAAATACCTAGAAAATCAGACTGAAACCTATGTGTCAACGCATGACGACACCAAAATAAAATTAGGCGATATCATGGATCTCTGGGACCAAAATCTGGAGGATGCAGATGGTGAGCTTGCCACCGCACAATTCGACAGTGGGGCAGAGCATTTAGACGTGGACGATGATATCCCgattgaagatggtgatgaaAATCTCCCTGAACATACGGAATTTTGGAGGCTGATCACCAGTAGCCCAGTGTATGAATGGCTACTTGGGAGTCTCCGGAGGAAACTTCACCTGCAACCAGCAGAGCCAAATGTTCAAGATGCTATTCGCGACCGAGTCCTGGAGACCCTCCCGTCATCCCGAAGAGTCAGTCGATATGACCAGCCAACAATATATCAGGTAGTATTCCGTCTCAATTGGGATCCCGCGTCTTTCATCGCAGAGCAGGAGTATGACATAAGTAGAGAAGGCTTCCTTGGGAAGATTATCACGATTACAGGGTCCGATCAGGATGCTCAAGCAATGACTTGCTTGCAATACCTTCAGCAAACATGGCATTCATATGGTGCCGATATCCTTCAGCTAGTCGAGGCGACACTGCTTAGTGAGCGTGACTATAAACACAGCT GTACACTGCCAGACAATACACAACTCGCGGCTTGGACGAATGAAAAGGAGTTTCTAGTTGAAGTCACTGGGATTGAGAGTTCAATTACAGAGATTGGGGAACAACTTGCGTGGCTAGGCTCTGCTCTCCGTTCCTCGCCCCACGACTCTAGGATATTGTACTGCAAACCGTTCATCAACAGCGCCAGCCCTTCTCCAGAACCCCCCCAGGCCAAAAAGCGCGAGTCCCGTGCTGGGACTCGTAATGTGACGTCGCTATCTGCCGAACAGCTGGAGAGGAAGCGCGTCAACGATCGGGAAGCCCAAAGAACCATTCGTCAGCGGACCAAGGACCACATTGAACGGCTGGAGCGCCAAGTGGCCGAGTTGAAAGTCAAGGGGGAACACCGACGGAATATGGCGTTGGAACAAGAGATTCGAGCTTTGAAGCATCAGCTCGCCCGGGCTAGTAGACAGGAATATCCGGGTATGAGTTATAAAGATGCAGCAAACCCAAATCCACAAGCAGCAGCTATCACACGGGTATTATGCGGTATTGATTTCAAGTGTGAGGATCTGGAGCAAGCGAGCTCGTCGCCGCCCCTGGGACAATGCTGGCATCACTTGTTCCGAAACCCCACAGTGGTGATGGGCTTCCCAATACCATACCGCTCCAGACAAAATACTGGCCTTGAAATCCCGCTCAACATCTTGGCGGATCTAGCCCAAGCAACGCAGGTGGATGTTTTTAGTGATAAGCTACTCATCAAAGGATTTTCTAGCTTATTGATCCCGACGGAGTACATCCGAGATCAGAATCAGATGATGTGGCACCTACGTTATAATGTGCATGGAGATCGCATTTCGTATCTGGATGGCATTGGGGCTCATGTCAGACACATCACACTAGCCGATTTGGAGTCGAGCCGACATATTCTTGGTTGGTGTTCAGACGCACAGTTCCATGCCG GAGCGACAGACGCTAGTTATTCGATCAATCGATCTTGGTTGGGGCCACCGTCCGCTCGCTGCAGCCTAAACAACACATTGATCACGGCAGGCAGGCTAATCACAGGCGGTGACCCAGCAATATATGGCAACAGAGACATACCGTATCGACTAATTAGGAATGAGTACATTGAAAAGCTCTCGTGGATTGCCAGACAATACGTGGTAATGTGGGATGCCGGAGCCAAacgggggtggttggtgaaTGGGGCCTGCGCTCTTTTGCACCTTCTATTTGCTTCCCTATATTTCAACAGAACTGATTCACTCAGCTTTGCATTCCAGTTAGATCTTACCGACATCAAAGTCCCAGAGAACACATTCAACCCCAGCTCTGCAATGGAGGTCTTGTTGAACCCTGATAACCTTAGTCTGAAACTGTACCACGCGAAACAGAGCGAACCGAGTGAGGCAACTTTACCTCCAGTACGGATTCAAGATAGAGTCAATCGTTTGTATAACATgctcgagaagatcatggatCATCAAGCAGAGATCATGGGGGCAGGCGGCGGAGCGTCACTCAATACGTCCAGGGGAAATCTGGAAGGATGGGATTTCAAGGATTTAGCGACCCAGGAAGACCCGTTGTATCCTCGGCTTTATAAATTGGGGATCAGAGGGAAAAGCTGGGTTGACTTTATTAGAGACATTCGTGCGGCAGTGCTATTTGGGACGGGGTTTGGTGAGATTCTTCGCCCAGTTGATAACACCCAACTATGCCCATATTGGAGCAGTTTGCCAGAAGGTAAATCTTACCTTGCAGTCAGTGGGTATGATCTTACAAATATCATCGATCGGTTCGGAAATCCACATAGTAGACCGGTCCGACTGACCCGCAATTTGATTTGGTGCAACTGCCTAGACAATGGCCCGCCAGCTTGCAAGTGCACTGGACTCTCGGAACAGACAGAACATTCCGAGCTGGCACAAGTAATCCTGCCTTCACGCTTCAAAAGGAGAATACCTATGCCGAATTCCGTTCGACCAAGCAGTTGGAGACATGGCGCGATAATATTTGGTTACAACAGAAACTTGCGATGGACCTGGAACGACACCGGCTACCCTGAACAGAAAGACGTCTTGTCATGCTCAGATGATTCGGGGTCCGATTCAAATGGCGACTTCCACGACTCAGGACTTGGAACAAGCTTGGCTCCTGCCACTGCCGATGGTTCTAGGAGGCTGTCAGTATCAAGGTCCCCGTCTGGAGGTATCACTCAGGAGGACTACGAGGTAGGCATTGTGTGTGCGCTGTCCAAAGAACTTCTTGCCGTCCGCGCATTGTTCGATTCAACCCACCCTGACCTCGAAAAAGACCGAAATGACCCTAATTGCTATTGTCTCGGACGGATGAAAGGATTCAatgtggttgctgctggtctCCCACACGATGATTATGGCACAAATTCCGCCACAAATGTTGCTTCTCATTTGATCCGAACTTTCCCGCGAGTGAAGTTCTGCCTGGTCGTTGGAATCGGAGGGGGAGTACCTTCCGCAAATCGGGACATACAGCTCGGTGATGTCGTCGTCGGTACCGGGGTGATACAAGGTGATATGGGGAAATGGATCCAGGACTCCGAGTTTAAGATGACGGCACagaaacaacaaccaccgccCTATTTACGAGCAGTCATCACGAAAATCCAGTCCAATGGCTTCATTTCCTTCGAGTCCGCTTTGAACCCGCTCCTTGACGATCTTGATCTGATTGCCTCAATGCAACCGAAATACTTATACCCAGGCGCAGACAAAGACATGCTATTTAACGCAGGTGACGTGCACGTTGAGACGGAACCAAATTGTGACAAGTGCATCGGCAGCCGACGTCCAAAGTCTCGACAGCATGACGGCCCAAGCGTTTTCTACGGTCTTATCGCATCTGGTAATCAGCTCGTTCGAGATGCAAGATACCGAGACCGCCTGGGCCAGGAAAATGTGATCTGTGTTGAGATGGAGGCGGCAGGAGTCATGAGAACCACCACCGACTGCCTTGTCATTCGGGGCATATGCGATTATGCCGACTCGCATAAGAACGATCAGTGGCAGGAGTATGCCGCTGCCACGGCGGCTGCTTACGCCAAATTTTTCCTGTCTCATATGCGCGAAAGTGCTCATGAGTTCGCCGTCCGAGTTCCATCACGGTTGGAAGCTCCGACCGGGTCAGTACACttgcagaaggagaagcgggCTTCGCCATATGCTGTCTTTGACCAGAATGTGGAGCTCAAGAGATCTCGACGATACTGA
- a CDS encoding uncharacterized protein (COG:E;~EggNog:ENOG410PIY5;~InterPro:IPR014710,IPR011051,IPR005708;~PFAM:PF04209;~go_function: GO:0004411 - homogentisate 1,2-dioxygenase activity [Evidence IEA];~go_process: GO:0006559 - L-phenylalanine catabolic process [Evidence IEA];~go_process: GO:0006570 - tyrosine metabolic process [Evidence IEA];~go_process: GO:0055114 - oxidation-reduction process [Evidence IEA]), giving the protein MLHHLDVDSYHGIMRGLFNPSGYALTFSRSHTSSIMQAPTPNQRKPIKDLTKVFHYTDTMTRKPTRDNDPYEYMAGFGNRFQSEVIPGTLPAGQNNPQEPRFGLYTEGLTSSAFTAPRHANFSTYMYRVRPAAAHNGYRKDYEHKSDIENCFLTLNPKVTTLAGQAEWAPFPLPNDDEKIDFVDGLHTLGGSGDPNLREGIALYVFMINADMDHRAYCNTDGDFLIVAQQGILDIQTEMGMLFLQQGEICVIPRGIRFAVRLGHEHDVARGFIIEVWGSRWELPDLGPLGGHGLANPRDFLHPVAHIDENLHEDWEVVNKANGRYSIIEQDHSPFDLVAWHGNVVPYKYDLTKFASQNATSIDHTDPSVNCVLTAPSRDPVTPLADFLWFGPRWDVASNTFRPPYFHRNSATEFLACLYGSGLGRSEEFLPGGGSVEVSHTPHGNFSDDYVREIRNQMNEPRRVLENQMTFMVESSRSLLFTEYARSGCGTFKNRGPDPKVWDALPDKFSTYPNIKKILSEVKSNEEAWKKQLEAYYDDDWLAERYRDHDQA; this is encoded by the exons ATGCTCCATCATTTGGACGTCGACAGCTATCATGGGATCATGAGGGGCCTATTCAACCCTTCAGGTTATGCATTGAC CTTCTCCAGGTCCCATACTTCTTCCATAATGCAGGCACCCACACCCAACCAACGAAAACCCATCAAAGACCTGACTAAAGTGTTCCACTACACAGACACCATGACTCGGAAGCCTACCCGCGACAATGATCCATACGAATACATGGCTGGGTTTGGAAACCGCTTTCAGTCAGAAGTCATCCCAGGGACCTTACCAGCTGGTCAAAACAATCCGCAAGAACCGCGGTTTGGTCTATACACTGAAGGCCTTACGTCCTCTGCCTTCACAGCCCCAAGACATGCCAACTTTAGCACTTATATGTACCGGGTGaggccagcagctgcacACA ATGGCTATAGGAAAGATTATGAACACAAATCAGACATCGAGAACTGTTTCCTTACACTTAATCCCAAGGTGACAACGCTTGCTGGTCAGGCTGAATGGGCAccatttcctcttcccaacGATGACGAGAAGATTGACTTTGTAGATGGTTTGCACACCCTTGGGGGAAGTGGAGATCCAAACCTGCGAGAAGGCATTGCACTCTATGTCTTCATGATCAACGCAGATATGGACCACAGAGCATATTGTAATACGGACGGTGACTTTCTAATCGTGGCTCAGCAAGGAATCCTCGACATACAAacggagatggggatgcTGTTCCTGCAACAAGGTGAAATCTGTGTGATCCCGCGTGGAATTCGCTTCGCTGTCCGCCTAGGTCACGAGCATGATGTGGCCCGTGGGTTCATCATCGAGGTATGGGGTTCTCGCTGGGAGTTACCTGATTTGGGTCCCTTGGGTGGTCATGGACTAGCAAATCCACGAGACTTTCTCCACCCTGTGGCCCACATTGACGAGAATCTCCATGAAGACTGGGAGGTTGTCAACAAGGCAAATGGTCGATATAGCATCATTGAGCAGGATCACAGTCCTTTTGATTTGGTGGCATGGCATGGAAATGTTGTTCCCTACAAG TACGATCTGACCAAATTCGCGTCCCAAAATGCAACCTCTATCGATCACACCGACCCTTCCGTGAATTGCGTACTGACTGCCCCATCTAGAGATCCAGTCACGCCATTAGCTGACTTTCTATGGTTTGGGCCACGATGGGATGTGGCGTCCAATACGTTCCGTCCTCCGTATTTTCACCGTAACTCGGCAACAGAGTTCCTCGCGTGTCTGTATGGAAGCGGACTCGGACGCTCTGAGGAGTTTTTGCCTGGTGGAGGTAGTGTCGAGGTCAGCCATACACCACATGGCAACTTCAGCGATGACTATGTGCGTGAAATACGCAACCAGATGAACGAGCCACGGAGAGTTTTAGAAA ATCAAATGACTTTCATGGTCGAAAGTAGCCGATCGCTCCTGTTCACCGAGTATGCGCGAAGTGGCTGTGGCACATTCAAGAACCGAGGTCCAGATCCTAAAGTATGGGATGCTTTACCT GACAAATTCTCCACGTACCCAAACATCAAGAAAATTCTCAGTGAAGTCAAGTCCAATGAAGAAgcatggaagaagcagctagAAGCgtattatgatgatgattggctGGCGGAAAGGTACAGGGACCACGACCAAGCTTAG
- a CDS encoding uncharacterized protein (COG:S;~EggNog:ENOG410PUHH;~InterPro:IPR039461), with product MVKPQIYQLSVAAAFDGLRPQEKLYAHHMAKAAWNGTRIILRQVSPEANGIFDLIMALYHSCDGKWEQLATEAGVSVQELENFLDYAATFLSNVGNYFGSGDQKFTPDVSKETLTSLASVSSSASKLLGQIKEPMMSPLPSSLGHPGPFTQSSYYLGEDCLESSEDIATISKLMEAQSILPENTRLKAYQDTDTRCYDIMQASVVEEKVAWDYLMDRERPIRGHFC from the exons ATGGTCAAGCCTCAGATATACCAATTGTCGGTGGCCGCCGCATTTGACGGTTTGCGCCCACAGGAAAAGCTCTATGCACATCACATGGCGAA GGCTGCCTGGAATGGCACACGAATTATCCTCCGTCAAGTCTCGCCTGAGGCCAATGGCATTTTCGACCTTATAATGGCCCTTTACCATAGCTGTGACGGGAAATGGGAACAACTTGCCACGGAAGCTGGGGTCAGCGTTCAAGAACTAGAGAATTTCCTGGATTATGCCGCTACATTCCTATCCAATGTTGGCAATTACTTT GGGTCCGGCGATCAAAAGTTTACGCCCGATGTATCCAAGGAGACCCTTACCTCTCTAGCATCAGTATCATCGTCGGCGAGTAAACTACTTGGGCAGATCAAGGAACCGATGATGAGCCCTCTTCCGAGCAGTTTAGGCCACCCTGGACCGTTTACCCAGTCATCATATTATTTGGGTGAGGACTGCCTTGAGTCTTCAGAGGATATTGCCACGATATCAAAACTCATGGAGGCTCAATCAATCTTGCCTGAAAATACTCGACTAAAGGCATACCAAGATACTGATACTCGTTGCTATGATATCATGCAAGCATCTGtggtggaagagaaggtggcATGGGATTATTTGATGGATCGGGAGCGTCCGATAAGAGGGCATTTCTGTTGA